A window of Euwallacea fornicatus isolate EFF26 chromosome 13, ASM4011564v1, whole genome shotgun sequence contains these coding sequences:
- the LOC136342784 gene encoding uncharacterized protein: MAPSEVNANNDISDILEEVAKVQNIKNYKVVADSKMAVGDGFLSNFYKGHVIDRDSGNSFTVAIKKAPKWEFNYAKVFGNEINFYSKVLPALKQLQREGGLSDPFDNAPEYFCSRSDDTNRFIALEHLHPKGYVLHDKKAYFNKSQLEFVFNLYGKLHGLSFVLRKQDIGKYEEIKAEYQDAFALITDSDVSNDFLEKAIKNCLGDLDPTSDIFKVSSKIFENVIPTIQKALYYAGDYKCLTHGDCWSNNMLFKFSESGDLEDVKLIDFQLARESTPVHDLSYFFYSSASKSDFDVLEEYLKIYHNQLSRVLKTFGESPEEIFPFDKLIQEWKENGLLGVTFAFYLWQLKLLDKEEYVDLLTDIDGAKQSMEEGTKYFKNLVEKVIASDPYKTRFNDILYHAFEFGILTEDKAA; this comes from the exons atggcaCCTTCAGAAGTTAACGCAAATAACGATATATCCGACATCCTCGAAGAAGTAGCTAAAGtgcaaaacataaaaaattacaaagtcGTGGCAGATAGTAAAATGGCAGTTGGTGATGGAtttctttccaatttttaCAAAGGCCACGTAATTGATAGAGACTCAGGGAACTCTTTCACGGTCGCCATCAAGAAGGCCCCCAAATGGGAGTTCAATTACGCAAAAGTCTTTGGCAACGAAATTAACTTTTACAGCAAAGTTTTACCTGCTCTGAAACAGCTTCAGCGCGAAGGAGGACTTTCTGATCCATTCGACAATGCTCCGGAATACTTTTGTTCGCGCTCAGATGACACTAACAGATTCATCGCTCTGGAGCACCTGCACCCCAAGGGATACGTTTTGCATGACAAAAAAGCTTACTTCAACAAAAGCCAACTGGAGTTCGTTTTTAACTTATATGGGAAGTTGCATGGTCTGTCGTTCGTTTTACGGAAGCAAGATATCGGGAAGTACGAAGAAATTAAAGCAGAGTACCAGGACGCATTTGCCTTAATCACGGATTCGGATGTCTCCAATGATTTCTTAGAAAAGGCAATAAAGAATTGTTTGGGGGATTTGGATCCTACAAGCGACATTTTCAAAGTGTccagtaaaatttttgagaatgtCATACCAACCATTCAGAAGGCATTGTATTATGCGGGTGACTATAAATGCCTAACCCATGGGGATTGCTGGTCTAACAACatgttgttcaaattttcc gaatCTGGCGATCTAGAGGACGTGAAATTGATAGACTTCCAGTTAGCCAGGGAAAGTACTCCGGTGCACGACCTTTCCTATTTCTTCTACTCGTCGGCCTCTAAGAGCGACTTTGATGTCCTTGAAGAGTACCTTAAAATCTACCACAATCAGCTATCCAGAGTTCTAAAAACTTTCGGCGAAAGCCCCGAAGAAATCTTCCCATTCGACAAATTGATCCAAGAATGGAAGGAAAACGGTTTATTGGGCGTAACTTTTGCATTTTACTTGTGGCAACTTAAGCTTCTTGATAAAGAAGAGTATGTAGACCTGCTGACGGATATCGATGGGGCCAAACAGAGTATGGAGGAAGGAACCAAATACTTCAAAAATCTTGTAGAGAAAGTGATTGCGAGCGACCCCTATAAAACCAGATTTAATGATATACTATATCACGCCTTTGAGTTTGGCATCCTCACCGAGGACAAGGCTGCTTGA